One stretch of Longimicrobium sp. DNA includes these proteins:
- a CDS encoding PadR family transcriptional regulator, with the protein MGAPSADVLQGTLDLLILKTLSLAPLHGWGIAQRIQQLSDDALQVGQGSLYPALHRLESKGWIASEWAVTENNRRAKYYRLSTAGRRALGEETQAWRRFASAVELILGTP; encoded by the coding sequence ATGGGTGCACCTTCCGCGGACGTGCTGCAGGGCACGCTCGACCTGCTGATCCTCAAGACGCTGTCGCTGGCCCCGCTGCACGGCTGGGGCATCGCGCAGCGCATCCAGCAGCTCTCGGACGACGCCCTGCAGGTGGGCCAGGGCTCGCTGTACCCGGCCCTGCACCGCCTGGAGAGCAAGGGGTGGATTGCCAGCGAGTGGGCGGTCACGGAGAACAACCGCAGGGCCAAGTACTACCGCCTGAGCACGGCCGGCCGCCGTGCGCTGGGCGAGGAGACCCAGGCGTGGCGCCGCTTCGCCTCCGCGGTGGAGCTGATCCTGGGCACGCCCTGA